A window of Actinomadura viridis genomic DNA:
TCGGTCATGCGCCGATCATCTCAGCCCCCGGCGCGGCGGCCGGTGGCGTGGTCAGGCCGGCCGGTCGGGCGGGGCGTGCTGCCGCCGGGCGTAGCGGGCGGGCGAGGTGCCGACCGAGGCGGTGAAATCGCGGGTGAAATGGGCCTGGTCGGCGTATCCGAGCTCGGCCGCCAGCGCCGCCCAGCCGATCTCGGTCCCCGCGGCCGCCCGCTCGGCGGCCTCCAGCATCCGGTGGCGCCGGATCACCCACTTGGGCCCGACGCCCACGTACTCCTGGAACAGCCGCTGCAGGCCGCGCGGGCCGATGCCCAGATCGGCGGCCAGGTCGTCCACGCGCGTGAGGGCGGGGGACGCGGCGATGCGCTCGACGATCTCCGCGGCCCGCAGGGCCCGCGGATCGGGGGCGGGCGGGCACCGGCCGAGCAGGAACGCCTCCAGCCGCGCCACGGCGCCGTCCGCGTCCGGCGTCCCGAAGATCTCCCCGCCCAGCCGGCGCCCGGCGGGCCCGAACACCTCCGCCACCGCGGGCGTCCGCCCGGTGATCGCCGACACGGGCGCGCCCAGGAACGGCCGGAAGCCGCCGGGCCGGAACGCCGCCCCCACCACGCGGCCCTCCCCGGCGATCTCCTCCACGAACTCGTCCCGGACCACGCCCACGATCCTGGCGCGGGTCGCCCCGGTCGTCAGGTAAGAGGTGAAGGTCATGTGGACGGAAGGACGGGTGAGCACCCGCTGCCGGTGCGGCGGCCGGCCGCGCAGGTCCCACGTCAGCACCCAGAGGTACTCCACGAACCGCGCCAGCTCCGGTGACGGCGCGATCCTGGTGACGTGGAAGCGGTCCCGTGCCGTACGGGCGTCCAGGACGCCCCGGCTGGTTCCGGGCAGGGTCCGGGCCATCTCCCCAGGCTAACGGGGCCCCGTCGCGTTTGTTCAAGACCGCCTGCGCTCCGCGCTCCTAGCCTGAAGGCGTCCCGTACGCGGGACGTGACAGGAATACAAGGCAGCGGACATAGGAGTGGCCATGGGGACGGACACGGGGGCCGACACGAGGGCCGAGAAGGGGACGGAGACGGCGGCCGGGGCCAAGGCGGACCGGGACGCCGCCGCCGAACTGCGCGGCCTGGTGGTGCCCGCGGCGGAGACGGCGGCGCGCATCGTACGCGGCGTCCCGGCAGGGCTGCTGGACGCGCCCACCCCGTGCCCCCAGTGGGACGTGCGGGCACTGATCAACCATCTGATCTTCTGGACCGGGCGGGGCCAGACCGCCGCGCGCAAGCAGCCGCCGCAACCCGGAGCGGAGGAGGGGTACGACTTCACCCGCGACGGCGACTGGGCCGACCGCTACGCCGAGCAGGCCCTCGCGACCGCCGAGGCGTGGCGCGACGAGGCCGCGTGGGAGGGCGTCACCAGCCTCAGCGGCGACCCGCAGGGCGGCATGCCCGCGGTCCGCATCGGCGGGATGCTGTTCAGCGAGTGCGTGCTGCACGGCTGGGACCTCGCCGTCGCCACCGGCCAGGACCCCGCGCTTCCGGACCGGCTCGTCCGGGCCTCCTACGAGCAGGTGGCGTCCATCGCGGAGATGGGACGCCGGTACGGGGCGTTCGGCGAGCAGGTCGAGGTCGACGCCTCGGCGCCGCTGCTGGACCGGCTCCTGGGGCTGTCCGGACGCGACCCCCGCTGGAGGCCCTGAGCACGGCCGGGGCAGGCCACCCGGCCCTTCCGCAGGCCCCGCCCCGCCCTGCCGCGCGGGGCGGGGCGCGTCCCCGGCGCGAGCGGGGCGCCGGGCGCTCTACGCTTGGTGACATGTCTTCGACCTCGCCATCCTCCAACTCCTCCATCCGGGTGCGGTTCGCGCCCTCCCCGACCGGGCTGTTCCACGTGGGCGGCGCCCGGTCCGCCCTCTTCAACTGGGTCATGGCCAAGCAGTCGGGCGGCACGCTCGTGCTGCGGATCGAAGACACCGACGCCTCCCGCAACAGCCCGGCATGGACCGAGGGCATCATCCGTGCGCTGGCCTGGCTGGGCATGGACGGCGGCGAGTACGAAGGCCCCTACTTCCAGTCGGCCAACGCCGACAAGCACGCCGGCGCCGCCCGCGCGCTGCTCGGCGCGGGCCGGGCCTACTACTGCGACTGCACCCGCGAGGACGTGATCGCCCGCAGCGGCGACCAGCACCGGGGCTACGACGGCTTCTGCCGCGACCGCGGGCTGCAGCCGGGGCCGGGCCGGGC
This region includes:
- a CDS encoding helix-turn-helix domain-containing protein, with product MARTLPGTSRGVLDARTARDRFHVTRIAPSPELARFVEYLWVLTWDLRGRPPHRQRVLTRPSVHMTFTSYLTTGATRARIVGVVRDEFVEEIAGEGRVVGAAFRPGGFRPFLGAPVSAITGRTPAVAEVFGPAGRRLGGEIFGTPDADGAVARLEAFLLGRCPPAPDPRALRAAEIVERIAASPALTRVDDLAADLGIGPRGLQRLFQEYVGVGPKWVIRRHRMLEAAERAAAGTEIGWAALAAELGYADQAHFTRDFTASVGTSPARYARRQHAPPDRPA
- a CDS encoding TIGR03086 family metal-binding protein, coding for MGTDTGADTRAEKGTETAAGAKADRDAAAELRGLVVPAAETAARIVRGVPAGLLDAPTPCPQWDVRALINHLIFWTGRGQTAARKQPPQPGAEEGYDFTRDGDWADRYAEQALATAEAWRDEAAWEGVTSLSGDPQGGMPAVRIGGMLFSECVLHGWDLAVATGQDPALPDRLVRASYEQVASIAEMGRRYGAFGEQVEVDASAPLLDRLLGLSGRDPRWRP